The following proteins come from a genomic window of Pleuronectes platessa chromosome 2, fPlePla1.1, whole genome shotgun sequence:
- the LOC128450086 gene encoding RNA-binding motif, single-stranded-interacting protein 2 — MLLSVPPRAGINPYSGYNSRNSKKAYVSSGHQMAPPSPNNNSSSNSSSGGGEQLSKTNLYIRGLHPGTMDQDLVKLCQPYGKIVSTKAILDKTTNKCKGYGFVDFDSPAAAQKAVTALKSSGVQAQMAKQQEQDPTNLYISNLPVSMDEQELESMLKSFGQVISTRILRDAIGTSRGVGFARMESTEKCEAIIQHFNGKFIKTPPGVPVPSEPILCKFADGGQKKRQNQGKYLQNGRPWARDGDTGGMALAYDPTALQNGFYSSPYSLAPNRMIAQTSLSPYMHSPVSSYQVHSPSWMHHQSYLMQPAGTVLTPTMDHAMSIQPTSMMGPLAQQLSHLSMGSTGTYIPTNTTMQGTYIPQYTPVPPSSVQVEENGGQQQQVAMENPVEHTNYSYQHTK; from the exons ATGCTGCTCTCCGTTCCGCCAAGGGCAGGAATCAACCCGTACAGCGGCTACAACAGCAGAAACAGCAAAAag GCCTATGTGTCCTCCGGCCACCAGATGGCGCCCCCCAGTCCCAACAACAACAgtagcagcaacagcagcagcggggGAGGGGAACAGCTGAGTAAAACAAACCTGTATATCCGCGGCCTCCACCCGGGGACCATGGACCAAGACCTGGTCAAACTCTGCCAGCC GTATGGCAAGATTGTGTCAACCAAGGCCATCTTGGATAAAACCACCAACAAATGTAAAG gtTATGGCTTTGTAGACTTTGacagtccagcagcagcacagaaagCTGTTACAGCTCTGAAGTCCAGCGGGGTCCAGGCTCAGATGGCCAAA caacaggaacaggATCCCACCAACCTTTACATCTCCAACCTGCCCGTGTCTATGGatgagcaggagctggagagcaTGCTCAAGTCCTTTGGCCAAGTCATTTCCACACGTATCCTGAGAGACGCCATCGGGACCAGCCGCGGCGTTGGATTTGCCAG GATGGAGTCTACGGAGAAGTGTGAGGCCATAATTCAGCATTTCAATGGGAAGTTCATCAAGACTCCTCCAGGAGTGCCTG TGCCCTCAGAGCCCATATTATGTAAGTTTGCAGATGGAGGTCAGAAGAAGAGGCAGAACCAGGGGAAGTACCTCCAGAACGGACGGCCCTGGGCTAGAGACGGAGACACG GGAGGAATGGCGCTTGCGTATGACCCTACAGCCTTACAAAATGG ATTTTACTCCTCACCCTACAGTCTGGCTCCAAACCGAATGATCGCCCAGACATCCCTCTCACCCTACATGCATTCTCCTGTGTCATCCTACCAG GTGCACAGCCCATCCTGGATGCACCATCAGTCATACCTCATGCAGCCAGCT GGTACAGTTCTTACCCCAACAATGGATCATGCTATGTCCATTCAGCCCACGTCCATGATGGGACCTCTCGCCCAGCAGCTAAGCCACCTGTCAATGGGCAGCACAGGCACA TATATTCCGACCAACACAACTATGCAGGGGACCTACATCCCGCAGTATACCCCAGTGCCTCCCTCCAGTGTCCAAGTAGAG GAGAATGGCGGTCAACAGCAACAGGTTGCCATGGAGAATCCCGTGGAACACACAAACTACTCATACCAACACACCAAGTGA